One region of Agrobacterium tumefaciens genomic DNA includes:
- a CDS encoding ABC transporter permease, which translates to MDFFDMLVSILGSTIRLTIPLLFTALAGLFSERAGVFDIGLEGKMLAAAFASACVAYLTANPWAGLLAGIAVSILFSLIHGFAVITNRGNQIVSGVALNFIAAGLTVVLGQAWFGQGGRTPQLPGEGRFAPIILPGADAMREVPFIGPLYANVISGNNILTYLAFLAVPLSWWVLYRTRFGLRLRAVGENPGAVDTAGISVTWMRYRAVIVAGFLCGFSGAYLAVAQSAAFIANMSAGKGYIALAALIFAKWKPVPVMFACLLFGFLDAFANFMQGKSVPGIGEVPVQIFQAMPYILTCILLAGFIGVAKPPKAGGVAYAKER; encoded by the coding sequence ATGGATTTCTTCGATATGCTGGTCAGCATTCTCGGCTCGACCATCCGTCTCACCATCCCGCTTCTGTTTACGGCGCTTGCCGGGCTGTTTTCCGAACGCGCGGGCGTGTTCGATATCGGCCTTGAAGGCAAGATGCTGGCGGCAGCCTTTGCTTCGGCGTGTGTCGCCTATCTCACCGCAAATCCCTGGGCAGGCCTGCTTGCGGGCATCGCCGTCTCCATCCTGTTTTCGCTGATCCACGGCTTTGCCGTCATCACAAATCGCGGCAACCAGATCGTTTCGGGCGTGGCGCTCAACTTCATTGCCGCCGGTCTGACGGTGGTTCTGGGGCAGGCGTGGTTCGGGCAGGGCGGGCGCACGCCGCAATTGCCGGGCGAAGGCCGTTTCGCACCGATCATCCTGCCTGGTGCGGATGCGATGCGCGAAGTGCCTTTCATCGGCCCGCTCTACGCCAATGTCATTTCCGGCAACAATATCCTGACCTATCTCGCCTTTCTGGCGGTGCCGCTTTCCTGGTGGGTGCTTTACCGCACCCGTTTCGGCCTTCGCCTGCGCGCGGTGGGTGAAAATCCGGGCGCGGTCGATACGGCGGGCATTTCGGTGACATGGATGCGTTACCGCGCCGTCATCGTTGCCGGCTTCCTCTGCGGTTTTTCGGGCGCCTATCTCGCCGTCGCGCAATCGGCGGCCTTCATCGCCAACATGTCGGCCGGTAAGGGCTATATCGCACTCGCCGCGCTGATCTTCGCGAAATGGAAGCCGGTGCCGGTCATGTTCGCATGCCTGCTCTTCGGTTTCCTGGATGCTTTCGCCAACTTCATGCAGGGCAAATCCGTGCCGGGTATCGGTGAAGTGCCGGTGCAGATTTTCCAGGCCATGCCCTATATTCTGACCTGCATCCTGCTTGCCGGTTTCATCGGCGTCGCCAAGCCCCCCAAGGCCGGTGGCGTTGCCTATGCGAAGGAGCGTTAA
- a CDS encoding cytidine deaminase, which yields MSHQLFEAAVEAMAFAHAPYSKFPVGAAIRAEDGKIYKGANIENLSFPQGWCAEPSAISAMIMGGAKKISEIAVIAEKLALCPPCGGCRQKIAEFASPDTKVYLCDETGVQKVMTMDELLPFSFKTELP from the coding sequence ATGTCCCATCAGTTGTTCGAGGCAGCGGTGGAGGCCATGGCCTTTGCCCATGCGCCCTATTCGAAATTCCCTGTCGGTGCGGCAATCCGCGCTGAAGACGGTAAGATCTACAAGGGCGCCAATATCGAGAACCTCTCCTTCCCTCAAGGCTGGTGCGCCGAGCCTTCGGCCATCAGCGCCATGATCATGGGTGGAGCAAAGAAGATAAGCGAGATCGCCGTCATCGCGGAAAAGCTTGCTCTTTGCCCGCCCTGCGGCGGCTGCCGGCAGAAGATCGCCGAATTCGCCTCGCCAGACACCAAGGTCTATCTCTGTGACGAAACCGGTGTTCAGAAAGTCATGACCATGGATGAACTTTTGCCCTTCAGCTTCAAGACCGAGCTGCCCTGA
- the deoC gene encoding deoxyribose-phosphate aldolase — MELQRPREAAALTLSLLDLTNLKEDCTPEQIAALCQRAHTEYGNTAAICIWPRFVAQARAAFGKDHAIRIATVVNFPSGDLDVATVVAETEAAIRDGADEIDLVIPYRKFIAGDETAVSEMVAAVRKVCVAPVLLKVILETGELKDKALIRRASELAIAEGADFIKTSTGKVAINATLEAADIMLQAIRDSRQKVGFKPAGGVGTVEDATLYLRLAETIMAPDWAMPSTFRFGASGVLDDVLNVLAGGEPAKAASGY; from the coding sequence ATGGAACTCCAGCGTCCGCGCGAAGCGGCTGCCCTGACACTATCCTTGCTGGACCTGACCAACCTCAAGGAAGACTGCACGCCCGAGCAGATTGCTGCTTTGTGCCAGAGGGCTCATACCGAATACGGCAATACCGCCGCGATCTGCATCTGGCCGCGTTTCGTCGCCCAGGCGCGTGCCGCTTTCGGAAAAGACCATGCGATCCGTATCGCCACGGTCGTCAATTTTCCGTCGGGCGATCTGGATGTTGCGACCGTGGTGGCGGAGACCGAGGCGGCTATCCGCGACGGTGCCGACGAAATCGATCTGGTCATCCCCTATCGTAAGTTCATAGCAGGCGATGAAACGGCTGTTTCCGAGATGGTGGCTGCCGTACGCAAGGTCTGCGTCGCACCCGTTCTTCTCAAGGTCATTCTCGAAACCGGCGAGCTGAAGGACAAGGCTCTCATTCGTCGTGCTTCCGAACTCGCCATTGCCGAAGGGGCCGATTTCATCAAGACCTCAACAGGCAAGGTCGCCATCAACGCCACGCTGGAAGCCGCCGATATCATGTTGCAGGCGATCCGCGACAGCAGGCAGAAGGTGGGCTTCAAGCCTGCCGGCGGTGTCGGCACGGTGGAAGACGCCACGCTTTATCTGCGGCTGGCGGAAACAATCATGGCGCCCGACTGGGCCATGCCGTCCACGTTCCGCTTCGGCGCTTCCGGCGTTCTCGATGATGTCCTGAACGTGCTGGCCGGTGGCGAACCGGCCAAGGCCGCCAGCGGGTATTGA
- the cyoD gene encoding cytochrome o ubiquinol oxidase subunit IV: MSSEAHAHHDAHGDDHHHHDGASHGTFKSYMIGFVLSVILTAIPFWLVMGDVLENKTLLVIAIMGLGVIQIFVHMIYFLHMDTKSEGGWTFMALIFTVVVLLITLSGSLWVMYNMNKNMMPLHIEDVKNLP; this comes from the coding sequence ATGAGTTCCGAAGCACACGCACACCACGACGCGCATGGCGACGACCATCATCACCATGATGGCGCCAGCCACGGCACGTTCAAAAGCTACATGATCGGCTTCGTCCTGTCGGTCATCCTGACGGCGATCCCGTTCTGGCTGGTCATGGGCGACGTTCTTGAAAACAAGACGCTGCTGGTCATCGCGATCATGGGTCTCGGCGTCATCCAGATCTTCGTGCACATGATCTACTTCCTGCACATGGACACCAAATCCGAAGGCGGCTGGACCTTCATGGCGCTGATCTTCACCGTCGTGGTGCTGCTGATCACGCTCTCCGGCTCACTCTGGGTCATGTACAACATGAACAAGAACATGATGCCGCTGCACATCGAGGATGTGAAAAACCTGCCCTGA
- a CDS encoding purine-nucleoside phosphorylase, translating into MPDTLIDILVERLNGLMPRIAIVLGSGLGSLVDEVSDAIRVPYAELPGFPASGVSGHAGELVAGYLGGEPVMMLSGRVHYYEKGDPAAMRAVIEALAGLGVQSLILTNSAGSVRQDIPPGSVMQITDHINYSGMNPLIGEESDNRFVGMTTAYDPDLMLAMRNAAIRATVPLFGGVYMWFSGPSFETPAEIRMARLLGADAVGMSTVPEVILARFFGMRVAAASVITNYGAGMTGAELSHEETKDMAPVGGKRLAAILKEMIAGGA; encoded by the coding sequence ATGCCGGATACGCTGATCGATATTCTGGTGGAGCGTCTGAATGGCCTGATGCCGCGCATCGCCATCGTGCTGGGCTCAGGCCTGGGGTCGCTGGTGGACGAGGTCAGCGATGCGATCCGCGTGCCCTATGCCGAACTTCCCGGTTTCCCTGCAAGCGGCGTTTCTGGCCATGCGGGCGAGTTGGTGGCCGGATATCTCGGTGGCGAGCCGGTGATGATGCTGTCCGGCCGGGTGCACTATTACGAAAAAGGCGATCCGGCCGCCATGCGCGCGGTCATTGAGGCGCTCGCCGGTCTTGGCGTGCAGTCGCTCATCCTCACCAATTCTGCAGGCTCGGTCAGGCAGGACATACCGCCCGGCTCGGTCATGCAGATCACCGATCATATCAATTATTCCGGCATGAACCCGCTGATTGGCGAAGAGAGCGACAACCGCTTCGTCGGCATGACCACGGCTTATGATCCAGACCTGATGCTCGCCATGCGTAATGCCGCGATCCGCGCGACGGTGCCCTTGTTCGGCGGCGTCTATATGTGGTTTTCCGGCCCGAGCTTCGAAACGCCGGCGGAAATCCGCATGGCGCGGCTGCTGGGTGCGGATGCCGTCGGCATGTCCACCGTGCCGGAAGTCATCCTCGCCCGCTTTTTCGGGATGCGCGTTGCCGCCGCATCGGTTATTACCAATTACGGTGCCGGCATGACTGGCGCTGAACTGAGCCATGAGGAAACCAAGGACATGGCCCCGGTGGGCGGCAAGAGGCTTGCCGCCATCTTGAAAGAAATGATCGCAGGAGGAGCGTGA
- a CDS encoding SURF1 family protein, producing the protein MTDPSTTAPHTRRVRPAAIVVLLLTIVLTGFLLALGTWQVQRLFWKLDLIERVEARAHAAPVDAPAAREWPALADPAEYEYRRVKLSGTLLNDKEVQVYTVSDLGPGYWVMTPLRRDDGSNIIVNRGFVPSDKRDPSSRREGEPSGQVEIVGLMRASETGGLFLRTNDPANRRWYSRNIRQISQASGLSGVAPFYVDADATPNPGGLPVGGKTMLTFPNNHLSYAITWYILAAMVIAAGWYVLRNLNAPKSKRKED; encoded by the coding sequence ATGACCGATCCGTCGACAACCGCCCCGCACACGCGACGCGTCCGCCCCGCAGCAATCGTCGTCCTGCTTCTGACTATTGTACTGACAGGCTTCCTGCTGGCGCTTGGAACATGGCAGGTTCAACGCCTCTTCTGGAAGCTCGATCTCATCGAACGCGTCGAAGCTCGCGCCCATGCCGCACCTGTGGATGCACCGGCAGCCCGCGAATGGCCGGCCCTTGCCGATCCCGCAGAGTATGAATATCGCCGCGTGAAACTGTCCGGCACCCTCCTCAACGACAAGGAGGTCCAGGTCTATACGGTCAGCGATCTCGGGCCCGGCTACTGGGTGATGACGCCGCTGAGACGCGATGACGGATCGAATATCATCGTCAATCGCGGCTTCGTGCCTTCCGACAAACGCGATCCATCCTCGCGCCGGGAAGGGGAGCCAAGCGGGCAGGTCGAGATCGTCGGGCTGATGCGCGCGTCAGAAACCGGCGGGCTTTTCCTTCGAACCAACGATCCGGCAAATCGGCGCTGGTACTCCCGCAATATCCGGCAGATATCGCAGGCATCCGGCCTTTCCGGCGTGGCGCCCTTTTATGTCGATGCCGATGCGACGCCCAATCCGGGTGGCCTACCGGTCGGCGGCAAGACCATGCTCACCTTCCCCAACAACCACCTGTCCTACGCCATCACATGGTACATTCTGGCGGCCATGGTAATTGCCGCTGGATGGTACGTGCTGCGCAATCTCAACGCGCCGAAATCGAAACGGAAAGAGGATTGA
- the deoA gene encoding thymidine phosphorylase has translation MSLIPQEIIRRKRDGLSLAPQEIAAFIEALSKDGISEGQAAAFAMAVFFRGMNRDEMVALTLAMRDSGDVLSWNDIGRPVADKHSTGGVGDNVSLMLAPIVAACGFGVPMISGRGLGHTGGTLDKLEAIPGYDVMPDEALFRRTVKTVGCAIIGQTGDLAPADKRLYAIRDVTATVDSIPLITASILSKKLAAGLQTLVLDVKVGNGAFMQSVEDARNLAVALVDVANGAGLPTTALITDMNQPLGDAAGNAVEIVNCLDFLAGRKAGTRLEKVVLAFAAEMLVQAGSAATLDEGEVLAEAALSSGRAMEVFAKMVAALGGPADFVDHPSRYLPSAPVILPVSAERSGWLASCATRDLGMVVVELGGGRRMPSDKIDPSVGISDILPLGTKVEKGEPIACVHAASKQEAELAVKRITACYGVADTAMETSTVVLERIT, from the coding sequence TTGAGCTTGATCCCGCAGGAAATCATCCGCCGCAAACGTGATGGCCTGTCTCTTGCGCCGCAGGAGATTGCCGCTTTTATCGAGGCGCTGTCCAAGGACGGCATATCGGAAGGCCAGGCCGCTGCTTTTGCCATGGCGGTGTTTTTCCGGGGTATGAACCGCGACGAGATGGTGGCGCTGACACTCGCCATGCGCGACAGCGGTGATGTCCTGTCCTGGAACGATATTGGCAGGCCGGTGGCGGACAAGCACTCGACCGGCGGCGTCGGCGACAATGTCTCCCTGATGCTTGCCCCGATCGTTGCCGCCTGCGGTTTTGGGGTGCCGATGATTTCCGGCAGGGGTCTTGGCCATACCGGCGGCACGCTCGACAAGCTGGAAGCGATCCCCGGTTACGATGTGATGCCGGACGAAGCCCTGTTCCGCCGGACGGTCAAGACGGTCGGCTGTGCCATCATCGGCCAGACGGGCGATCTCGCCCCCGCAGACAAGCGCCTCTATGCTATCAGGGACGTGACTGCGACGGTGGATTCCATCCCGTTGATCACCGCCTCCATTCTGTCTAAGAAGCTTGCGGCCGGACTTCAGACGCTGGTTCTGGATGTGAAGGTCGGCAACGGCGCTTTCATGCAGAGTGTGGAGGATGCCCGTAATCTCGCCGTCGCGCTGGTCGATGTGGCAAATGGCGCAGGCTTGCCGACGACGGCTCTTATAACCGACATGAACCAGCCGCTTGGCGATGCCGCAGGCAATGCGGTCGAAATCGTCAATTGCCTGGACTTTCTGGCTGGCCGCAAGGCGGGAACACGTCTCGAAAAGGTGGTTCTTGCCTTTGCTGCGGAAATGCTGGTGCAAGCGGGCAGCGCGGCCACTCTGGATGAAGGCGAGGTGCTGGCTGAGGCCGCCCTTTCCTCCGGGCGTGCCATGGAAGTCTTTGCGAAAATGGTCGCAGCACTTGGCGGGCCTGCGGACTTTGTCGATCATCCATCGCGTTACCTGCCATCGGCGCCGGTTATTCTCCCGGTTTCGGCTGAGCGCAGCGGCTGGCTGGCATCCTGTGCGACGCGCGATCTCGGCATGGTCGTTGTCGAGCTTGGCGGCGGCAGAAGAATGCCGTCAGACAAGATTGACCCTTCGGTCGGGATCTCCGATATCCTGCCGCTCGGCACAAAAGTGGAAAAAGGCGAACCAATCGCCTGCGTCCATGCGGCCTCTAAGCAAGAAGCGGAACTTGCCGTCAAAAGGATTACGGCCTGCTATGGGGTTGCTGACACTGCGATGGAAACCAGCACTGTGGTCCTCGAGCGAATTACCTGA
- a CDS encoding phosphopentomutase, with amino-acid sequence MARAFLLVLDSFGVGGAPDAEHYGDLGANTLGHIAEFCAAGAADRPGLRAGPLKLPNMSSLGLLEIARQSSGDIPAGMEPPERIFGLHGSASEISKGKDTPSGHWEIAGTPVTFDWGYFPTEGDAFSPELVEAICTQADIPGILGNCHASGTEIIATFGEEHIRSGKPICYTSSDSVFQIAAHEAHFGLQRLVTLCETVRKLLDPLNIGRVIARPFIGETVATFERTGNRRDFSVPPPEPTLLDRLVEAGRKVHAIGKIGDIYAHKGVSRVIKANGNSALMDATLHAIDEAENGDLVFTNFVDFDMLYGHRRDVAGYAAALEAFDARIPEIHRKMAPGDIAILTADHGCDPTWRGTDHTRERVPIMAFGPGIRSRDVGIRSSYADIGESIAHHLGIEAGSHGRSFI; translated from the coding sequence ATGGCAAGAGCATTTCTTCTCGTTCTGGATTCCTTCGGTGTCGGCGGTGCGCCTGACGCGGAGCATTATGGCGACCTCGGCGCCAATACGCTCGGTCATATCGCCGAATTCTGCGCGGCAGGTGCTGCCGACAGGCCGGGCCTTCGGGCGGGTCCGCTGAAGCTGCCCAACATGTCTTCGCTTGGTCTTCTGGAGATTGCACGACAATCAAGTGGCGACATTCCCGCCGGCATGGAGCCGCCGGAGCGTATTTTCGGCCTGCATGGCTCTGCCAGCGAAATATCGAAGGGCAAGGATACGCCCTCAGGCCATTGGGAGATCGCGGGCACGCCCGTCACCTTCGACTGGGGCTACTTCCCGACAGAAGGCGACGCCTTTTCTCCCGAACTGGTGGAAGCCATCTGCACGCAAGCGGATATTCCAGGCATTCTCGGCAACTGCCACGCTTCCGGCACCGAGATCATCGCAACGTTTGGCGAAGAGCATATCAGGAGCGGCAAGCCAATCTGCTACACCTCATCCGATTCCGTGTTCCAGATCGCCGCGCACGAGGCCCATTTCGGATTGCAGCGGCTCGTCACGCTCTGCGAGACGGTGCGCAAGCTACTCGATCCGCTGAATATCGGCCGTGTCATTGCCCGTCCCTTCATCGGCGAGACGGTCGCAACCTTCGAACGCACCGGCAACCGCCGCGATTTCTCCGTTCCGCCGCCCGAACCGACGTTGCTCGACCGCCTTGTGGAGGCTGGCAGGAAAGTGCACGCGATCGGCAAGATCGGCGATATCTATGCCCACAAGGGTGTCTCGCGCGTCATCAAGGCAAATGGCAACAGCGCCCTGATGGATGCAACGCTGCACGCTATTGACGAAGCCGAAAACGGCGATCTTGTCTTCACCAATTTCGTCGATTTCGACATGCTCTACGGCCATCGACGCGATGTTGCCGGTTATGCGGCGGCGCTTGAAGCCTTCGATGCGCGCATTCCGGAAATCCATCGCAAAATGGCGCCGGGCGACATCGCCATTCTTACCGCTGACCATGGTTGCGATCCCACATGGCGGGGCACGGACCATACACGGGAAAGAGTGCCGATCATGGCATTCGGGCCGGGCATCCGCTCCCGCGATGTCGGCATTCGTTCAAGCTACGCCGACATCGGCGAAAGCATCGCCCACCATCTAGGAATCGAGGCCGGTTCGCACGGCAGGAGCTTCATTTGA
- the cyoC gene encoding cytochrome o ubiquinol oxidase subunit III, which produces MAHTPAQSAAGAETPVFYLKEDHHPENGTSLGFWLYLMSDCLIFATLFATYAVVGRNYAAGPSGADLFDLKLVAINTAFLLFSSITYGFAMLEMEKQKVKTTLIWLGITGLFGLAFLAVELYEFHHLIEEGAGPQRSAFLSAFFALVGTHGLHVTFGVIWLVTLMFQVAKHGLIAANKRRLMCLSMFWHFLDVIWIGVFSFVYLMGVL; this is translated from the coding sequence ATGGCTCATACACCTGCACAAAGCGCCGCGGGCGCGGAAACACCGGTCTTCTACCTGAAAGAAGACCACCATCCGGAGAACGGCACCTCGCTGGGCTTCTGGCTCTATCTGATGAGCGACTGCCTCATCTTCGCAACGCTGTTTGCCACCTATGCCGTTGTCGGCCGCAACTACGCGGCCGGCCCTTCGGGCGCAGATCTGTTCGATCTGAAGCTTGTGGCGATCAACACCGCTTTCCTGCTTTTCTCTTCCATCACCTATGGCTTCGCCATGCTGGAAATGGAAAAGCAGAAGGTGAAGACGACGCTGATCTGGCTCGGCATCACCGGTCTCTTCGGTCTCGCCTTCCTCGCCGTGGAACTTTACGAGTTCCATCACCTGATCGAAGAAGGTGCAGGTCCACAGCGTTCGGCGTTCCTTTCCGCCTTCTTCGCGCTGGTTGGTACGCACGGTCTGCACGTCACCTTCGGCGTGATCTGGCTCGTCACACTGATGTTCCAAGTCGCAAAACATGGTCTGATCGCCGCAAACAAGCGTCGCCTGATGTGCCTGTCGATGTTCTGGCACTTCCTTGACGTCATCTGGATCGGCGTCTTTTCCTTCGTTTATCTCATGGGAGTTCTTTGA
- a CDS encoding TIGR02281 family clan AA aspartic protease has protein sequence MLARTIFLLIGLSVSATQIPALVEKFQPRPEAKVEKAEVKSEAVKPEPVSLGGVNLKADARGHFNAAFRINGKSFDGLVDTGASMVAINETIARRLGFGVNSLDFKYPISTANGQTMAAYLKLDRVEIGTIRVQNVDAMVLKDNALSNMLVGMSFLKQLSSFKVSGGEMRLVR, from the coding sequence TTGCTGGCGCGTACGATTTTTCTGCTTATCGGTCTTTCGGTCAGCGCCACGCAGATTCCGGCGCTGGTGGAAAAATTTCAGCCGCGCCCGGAAGCCAAGGTGGAAAAAGCCGAAGTCAAATCGGAAGCCGTCAAACCGGAGCCCGTTTCGCTTGGTGGCGTCAATCTGAAAGCGGACGCACGCGGCCACTTCAACGCCGCCTTCCGTATCAACGGTAAATCTTTCGACGGGCTTGTCGATACCGGCGCCTCCATGGTTGCCATCAATGAGACGATCGCCCGGCGGCTCGGTTTCGGCGTCAACAGCCTCGATTTCAAATATCCGATCTCAACCGCCAACGGCCAGACCATGGCGGCCTATCTAAAGCTCGACCGGGTGGAAATCGGCACGATCCGCGTTCAGAATGTTGACGCCATGGTGCTGAAAGATAATGCGTTGAGCAACATGCTTGTTGGCATGAGCTTCCTGAAACAACTATCGTCATTCAAGGTATCGGGTGGCGAAATGAGGCTGGTCAGGTAA
- the upp gene encoding uracil phosphoribosyltransferase, translating into MDGVTVIEHPLVRHKLTIMRKKETSTAGFRRLLREISTLLCYEVTRDLEMTMETIDTPLETIEAPVLEGKKLVFASILRAGNGLLEGMLELVPSARVAHIGVYRDHDTLEAVEYYFKAPESLDARLIIVVDPMLATGNSSIAAVEKLKERGAKNIRFLCLLAAPEGIKNFREAHPDVPIYTAAIDKQLNEKGYIVPGLGDAGDRMYGTK; encoded by the coding sequence ATGGACGGCGTCACAGTCATCGAACATCCGCTGGTGCGGCACAAACTTACCATCATGCGCAAGAAGGAAACCTCGACAGCCGGCTTCCGCCGCCTGCTCAGGGAAATCTCGACGCTGCTCTGCTATGAAGTGACGCGCGACCTTGAAATGACGATGGAAACCATCGATACGCCGCTCGAAACCATCGAGGCTCCGGTGCTGGAGGGCAAGAAGCTGGTTTTCGCCTCCATCCTGCGTGCCGGCAACGGCCTTCTGGAAGGCATGCTCGAACTCGTGCCTTCGGCGCGTGTTGCGCATATCGGTGTGTATCGCGATCACGATACGCTGGAGGCGGTCGAATATTACTTCAAGGCTCCCGAAAGCCTCGATGCCCGCCTTATCATCGTCGTCGATCCAATGCTGGCGACCGGCAATTCCTCCATCGCTGCGGTTGAAAAGCTGAAAGAGCGGGGCGCGAAGAACATCCGCTTCCTGTGTCTGCTGGCTGCACCCGAAGGCATCAAGAATTTCCGTGAAGCGCATCCCGATGTGCCGATCTATACTGCCGCAATCGACAAGCAGCTGAATGAAAAGGGTTATATCGTTCCCGGCCTCGGCGATGCGGGCGACCGCATGTACGGCACGAAATAA
- a CDS encoding ABC transporter permease, which produces MSTASVPLPNWITYGLLPFLNVVTAFLISGLVVWSIGENPLAALRLLIEGALGRGDAIGFTLFYTTSFIFTGLSVAVAFHAGLFNIGSEGQAYIGGLGAALVALALDCYVPWYVTMPFAIIGAAVFGAAWAFIPAWLQAKRGSHVVITTIMFNFIAAALMVYLLVNVLIVPGKMAPETRTFLPGGQLPKLDWLMALFGLKLGPAPFNVSFIIALVMCFLVWVLIWRTKLGYEMRTLGVSPSAAVYAGIPYARTVIIAMLISGGLAGMMALNPVMGASARLQVEFVGGAGFVGIAVSLMGRSHPLGILFSALLFGILYQGGADLSFEMPNITREMIVVIQGLVILFAGALEYMYRPAIVRIYQRLAKG; this is translated from the coding sequence ATGAGCACCGCTTCCGTACCCCTGCCAAACTGGATCACCTACGGCCTCCTGCCGTTTTTAAATGTAGTTACCGCATTTCTGATTTCCGGCCTCGTCGTCTGGTCGATCGGTGAAAATCCGCTCGCGGCGCTTCGCCTGCTCATCGAAGGTGCGCTAGGTCGTGGCGATGCCATCGGCTTCACGCTGTTTTATACGACGAGTTTCATCTTCACCGGCCTCTCTGTGGCGGTCGCCTTCCATGCCGGTCTGTTCAACATCGGTTCTGAAGGCCAGGCCTATATTGGCGGACTGGGCGCGGCGCTGGTGGCGCTGGCGCTCGACTGTTATGTGCCGTGGTATGTGACGATGCCCTTCGCCATCATCGGCGCTGCGGTTTTCGGCGCGGCCTGGGCGTTTATTCCGGCATGGCTGCAGGCAAAACGCGGTAGCCACGTCGTCATAACCACCATCATGTTCAACTTCATCGCTGCGGCGTTGATGGTCTATCTGCTGGTGAACGTGCTGATCGTGCCGGGCAAGATGGCGCCGGAAACGCGCACCTTTCTGCCAGGTGGGCAATTGCCGAAGCTCGACTGGCTGATGGCGCTGTTCGGCCTGAAGCTCGGGCCGGCGCCGTTCAACGTCTCCTTCATCATCGCACTGGTCATGTGTTTTCTCGTCTGGGTGCTGATCTGGCGCACCAAGCTCGGTTATGAGATGCGCACGCTCGGCGTCAGCCCCTCGGCCGCCGTCTATGCCGGCATTCCCTATGCGCGCACCGTCATCATTGCCATGCTCATTTCCGGCGGTCTGGCAGGTATGATGGCGCTGAACCCGGTCATGGGCGCGTCCGCCCGTTTGCAGGTGGAATTTGTCGGCGGTGCGGGTTTCGTCGGCATCGCCGTGTCGCTGATGGGGCGAAGCCACCCGCTCGGCATCCTGTTTTCGGCGCTGCTGTTTGGCATTCTCTATCAGGGTGGTGCAGACCTCTCTTTCGAGATGCCGAATATTACCCGTGAGATGATCGTCGTCATCCAGGGTCTGGTTATCCTGTTTGCCGGCGCGCTCGAATACATGTACCGGCCGGCGATCGTCCGCATCTACCAGCGCTTGGCAAAGGGGTGA
- a CDS encoding adenosine deaminase, translated as MTSHLLKAEIHCHLEGAAPPALVAKQAEKYGIDTSSFLRDGQYVWSDFAQFIQCYDAVAQVFKTDEDYAVLTQTYLTELAEANTIYSELIISPDHGDRIGLGADAYLSGIAEGIRIAKEKTGIETRIIVTGERHFGPERVIAAAEYAARTKHPLVTGFNMAGEERMGRVADYARAFDIARDAGLGLTIHAGEVCGPESVVDALDLVKPSRIGHGVRAIEDAALVAWLVEAGTVLEVCPGSNIALNVYPDFGSHPLRALRDAGVRVCISSDDPPFFFTSLAREYALAADAFGFSDAEINCMTRTALESAFVDEVTRARLLAKLDSH; from the coding sequence TTGACATCGCATTTGCTGAAAGCGGAAATTCACTGCCACCTGGAAGGTGCGGCACCCCCTGCCCTCGTCGCAAAACAGGCCGAGAAATACGGCATAGACACCAGTAGCTTTCTGCGCGACGGCCAGTACGTCTGGTCGGATTTTGCGCAATTCATCCAGTGCTACGATGCGGTGGCGCAGGTGTTCAAGACCGATGAGGACTATGCGGTTCTGACGCAAACCTATCTGACCGAACTTGCCGAGGCCAATACGATCTATAGCGAGCTCATCATCTCGCCCGATCATGGCGACCGCATCGGGCTCGGCGCTGACGCCTATCTCTCCGGTATCGCCGAGGGCATCCGGATCGCGAAAGAAAAGACCGGTATCGAAACCCGCATCATCGTGACCGGCGAGCGGCATTTCGGTCCTGAACGGGTCATTGCGGCGGCTGAATATGCAGCACGGACGAAACACCCGCTGGTGACCGGTTTCAACATGGCGGGCGAGGAGCGCATGGGCCGCGTCGCCGATTATGCACGCGCCTTCGACATTGCCCGCGATGCCGGCCTTGGGCTGACCATCCATGCGGGTGAGGTCTGCGGACCGGAAAGCGTCGTCGATGCGCTCGACCTCGTAAAGCCGTCGCGCATCGGCCATGGCGTGCGCGCCATCGAAGACGCCGCTCTCGTCGCCTGGCTGGTTGAGGCGGGAACAGTGCTTGAGGTCTGCCCCGGATCAAATATCGCGCTCAACGTTTATCCCGATTTCGGCAGCCATCCGCTGAGGGCGTTGCGCGATGCCGGGGTGCGCGTCTGCATCAGTTCCGACGATCCGCCATTCTTCTTTACCTCGCTTGCCCGGGAATATGCGCTGGCTGCGGATGCTTTCGGTTTCAGCGATGCCGAGATCAACTGCATGACCCGAACCGCACTGGAAAGCGCCTTTGTGGATGAAGTCACACGCGCCCGGCTGCTTGCGAAACTCGATAGCCACTAG